In Pseudomonas coleopterorum, the genomic window ATACCCGGCATCTGTCCGTGATCCATTGTCTGCATCTTCCCGTCTTCCGTGCCCTGGCCGGGTTCAGCGGCTACAGGCAGGATAAAACCAGCGGTTAGAGCAACCGTGAATACAGCTGAATGCATGCGAGTCCCGCAAAAGAAATTGCTCATAGTCAGCTCCTTATTCCTCTACACGCACTTCGCGGAACATACCCATTTCCATGTGGTACAGGAGATGGCAGTGGTAGGCCCAGCGTCCCAGCGCATCGGCTGTCACTCGGTAGCTGCGCTTTGAACCTGGCGGCATATCGATGGTGTGTTTGCGGACAAGGAATTGCCCGTTTTCATCTTCAAGGTCGCTCCACATGCCATGCAAGTGGATGGGATGGGTCATCATCGTGTCGTTGACGAGAACGATGCGGACTCGCTCGCCATATTTCAGTTTTAAAGGCTCGGCGTCCGAAAATTTCACGCCGTTGAAAGACCAGGAAAACTTCTCCATATGACCGGTCAAGTGCAGTTCGATAGTTCGACTTGGCTCACGGCCATCTGGATCCTCAAACGTGCTCTTTAGGTCAGAGTATGTCAGTACCTTTCGGCCATTATCGCGAAGGCCCATACCGGGATCATCAAGCTTTGGCGACGTCGACATGGCCTGCATATCGACGAGAGGGTTGTTGGACTCTGAGGCCGGGTGCTGCTGCATTTCTCCCATGCCACCCATAGACATTTTGCTGTGATCCATCCCAGTCATACTGTCCATGCCGGGCATGTCTTGCGTAGCGCCATGATTCATACCTTTCATGTCGCCGCCGTCCATCCCCGACATACCCTGCATTGAGCTGCCTTCCGTACCGGCCATCTTGCTGTGATCCATTCCAGCCATGTCGCCCATACCACCCATCGCGCCATGATCCATACCGGCCATACCCATGTCGGCCATGGTGACGAGAGGACGAGGGTCAAGTTCAGGTACTGGCGCAGCCATACCGGGCCGGACGGCCAAGGTGCCTCTGGCGTACCCCGATCGATCCATCGACTGCGCGAACAGCGTGTAAGCGTCCTGAGTCGGTTCAACGATCACATCGAATGTCTCAGCTGTGGCGATCCTGAGCTCATCCACGGTCACAGGCTTGACATACAAGCCATCGGCGGCTACGACGGTCATCTTCAAGCCCGGAATACGGACATCAAAGTAGGACATGGCCGACCCATTGATGAATCTCAATCTGATCTTTTCGCCGCGTTTGAAAGTGCCCGTCCAGTTGGAATTAGGAGCCAGGCCGTTCATCAGATAGGTGTATGTCGCGCCGCTGACGTCTGCGATGTCAGTGGGATTCATCTTCATCTCGGCCCACATCTTGCGATCAGCGACGGTGGCTGACCAACCTTTGTCCGCTACGTCTTGGATGAAGTCACCGACTGTCCGCTTGTGGATGTTGTAGTAGTCCGCCTGCTTCTTCAGCGTTTTCATCAGCGAAGCAGGATTTTCATCCGTCCAGTCAGTAAGCATCACCACGTGCTCACGGTCATACTCAAAAGGCTCGGGCTCTTTTGCTTCGATTACCAGCGGGCCGTACACACCTACCTGCTCTTGGAAGCCGGAATGACTGTGATACCAGTACGTTCCGTTTTGCTTCACCTTAAATCGGTAAACGTACGTGCCATCAGGCTCGATCCCATGGAAGCTAAGGCCCGGCACACCGTCCATATTCGCGGGAAGAATGATCCCGTGCCAGTGGATGGAGGTCATGTCCTTGAGGCGATTCTTGACCCGCAAGGTCACGGTATCTCCTTCACGCCAGCGCAGCAGAGGCCCCGGAATTCCACCATTGATGGTCATGGCCGTACGGGAATTGCCAGTGATGTTTACCGGCGTTTCTCCGATGAATAGGTCAAATTCTGTACCTGACAGGGCACTGGTCTCGCCCAAGCTTGGAGCCGCCCATACAGGCGTACGCCATAGCCCTAAGCCACCGAGAATTCCGCCTGCGGTGAGACCTTTCACGAAGGTGCGCCGAGAAGTTTTGGATTGCATACCGATTCATGTCCTGTGAGTCAGGTGCACGCACTGCAGTGTATTCCTGAGGGTTTGCCCTTTAGATAGCTAGTGCGCTTGATACATCGAAGATGCCATAAGCGAACAAACGGCGTAATTACATTTCCGTAAGCTGGGCGGCTCAGCAGTGATGAGTCTGCGTAAGCGTCCGGCCAACACGCCTTCAAAATTTATTAAGTGGAATTTAGAGGCGGCGTATAGCCGAGC contains:
- a CDS encoding copper resistance system multicopper oxidase; this encodes MQSKTSRRTFVKGLTAGGILGGLGLWRTPVWAAPSLGETSALSGTEFDLFIGETPVNITGNSRTAMTINGGIPGPLLRWREGDTVTLRVKNRLKDMTSIHWHGIILPANMDGVPGLSFHGIEPDGTYVYRFKVKQNGTYWYHSHSGFQEQVGVYGPLVIEAKEPEPFEYDREHVVMLTDWTDENPASLMKTLKKQADYYNIHKRTVGDFIQDVADKGWSATVADRKMWAEMKMNPTDIADVSGATYTYLMNGLAPNSNWTGTFKRGEKIRLRFINGSAMSYFDVRIPGLKMTVVAADGLYVKPVTVDELRIATAETFDVIVEPTQDAYTLFAQSMDRSGYARGTLAVRPGMAAPVPELDPRPLVTMADMGMAGMDHGAMGGMGDMAGMDHSKMAGTEGSSMQGMSGMDGGDMKGMNHGATQDMPGMDSMTGMDHSKMSMGGMGEMQQHPASESNNPLVDMQAMSTSPKLDDPGMGLRDNGRKVLTYSDLKSTFEDPDGREPSRTIELHLTGHMEKFSWSFNGVKFSDAEPLKLKYGERVRIVLVNDTMMTHPIHLHGMWSDLEDENGQFLVRKHTIDMPPGSKRSYRVTADALGRWAYHCHLLYHMEMGMFREVRVEE